Proteins from a genomic interval of Hemicordylus capensis ecotype Gifberg chromosome 14, rHemCap1.1.pri, whole genome shotgun sequence:
- the LOC128337359 gene encoding solute carrier family 22 member 6-A-like yields MSFAELLEHVGSMGRFQITYVVLLAMPVFLMACQMVLQNFTAATPGHHCLTHYDGASGNQSHGREHLLRVSIPMDEKQRPEQCRRFVNFQWRLLNPNTTDGNGTEVETEPCHDGWVYNRSVFPNTIVTEWDLVCDSRTLKHMAQSLYMAGVLLGGIVFGGLSDRFGRRRILIWCYLQMAVTGTVTAFSPSFSFYCTLRFLTGMSYSGIILNCVSMSVEWTPTRTRAMLGTLNGLSYTTGQIILAGVAYLVPDWRWLQLTVSLPYFLFFFYSWWFAESARWLVMAGKPEQAVKELKRAARLNGKAEAAHKINTEFLRSTMKEEMEEMKPSYSVADLVRTPTMRRISCCLCFVWFSTSFAYYGLVMDLQNFGVNIYVIQLVFGAVDFPAKFISLLTISFVGRRFTQAASLILAGLTILANILIPQDMQTIRTVFAVFGKGCLAASFNCVYLFTGELYPTVLRQTGMGLSNTMSRLGGMVAPLVKMAGEYIPFLPHVIYGTAPIVSGIAAAFLPETLNVPLPETIEQVESK; encoded by the exons ATGAGCTTTGCTGAGCTCTTAGAACACGTCGGCAGCATGGGCCGCTTTCAGATCACCTACGTCGTGCTGCTGGCCATGCCTGTGTTCCTGATGGCCTGCCAAATGGTCCTACAGAACTTCACAGCggccacccctggccaccactgctTGACCCACTATGACGGCGCTTCTGGCAACCAGAGCCATGGAAGGGAGCATCTCCTCAGGGTCTCCATCCCCATGGATGAGAAGCAGCGGCCAGAGCAATGTCGCCGCTTCGTCAACTTCCAGTGGCGGCTCCTAAACCCCAACACCACTGATGGGAACGGGACCGAGGTGGAAACGGAGCCATGCCACGATGGCTGGGTGTACAACCGGAGTGTCTTCCCCAACACCATTGTCACGGAG TGGGACCTAGTTTGTGACTCCCGGACCTTGAAGCATATGGCCCAGTCCCTCTACATGGCCGGCGTCCTGCTGGGTGGGATTGTATTCGGAGGCCTCTCGgacag GTTTGGTCGCCGGCGGATTCTCATCTGGTGTTACCTGCAGATGGCCGTCACAGGCACCGTCACGGCCTTTTCACCCAGTTTCAGTTTCTACTGCACCCTCCGCTTCCTGACGGGGATGTCTTACTCAGGCATTATTCTCAATTGTGTCTCCATGT cTGTGGAATGGACGCCCACTAGGACACGAGCAATGTTGGGGACCTTGAATGGCCTTTCGTACACCactggacagatcatcctggccGGTGTGGCCTACCTGGTCCCAGATTGGCGCTGGCTACAGCTCACCGTGTCTCTGCCttatttcctcttcttcttctactcCTG GTGGTTTGCCGAATCGGCCCGCTGGCTGGTGATGGCTGGGAAACCAGAGCAGGCTGTGAAGGAGCTGAAGAGAGCGGCCAGGCTCAACGGAAAGGCCGAAGCTGCCCACAAGATCAACACTGAG TTCTTGAGGTCCACCATGAAGGAAGAGATGGAAGAAATGAAACCTAGCTATTCCGTGGCGGACTTGGTGAGGACACCCACAATGCGCCGAATCTCCTGTTGCCTGTGCTTCGTGTG GTTCTCCACCAGCTTTGCTTATTATGGGCTGGTCATGGATCTGCAGAACTTTGGGGTCAACATCTACGTGATCCAGCTGGTTTTCGGAGCGGTCGATTTCCCCGCCAAGTTCATTTCGCTGCTCACCATCAGCTTCGTCGGGCGCCGGTTCACGCAAGCTGCCTCGCTCATTCTCGCCGGGTTGACCATTCTGGCCAACATCTTGATTCCTCAAG ATATGCAAACCATACGCACTGTCTTTGCTGTCTTTGGGAAAGGCTGTCTGGCTGCCTCTTTCAATTGTGTCTATTTATTCACGGGAGAACTCTATCCAACCGTGCTCAG GCAAACGGGCATGGGCCTGAGCAATACTATGTCCCGCCTGGGAGGTATGGTTGCCCCGTTGGTGAAGATGGCTGGTGAGTACATCCCCTTCTTGCCCCATGTGATCTACGGCACCGCCCCTATTGTGTCCGGGATCGCTGCGGCCTTCCTTCCGGAAACCCTCAACGTTCCACTTCCAGAAACAATCGAACAAGTGGAGAGCAAGTGA